TGCAATAAACAATTACATTCATATTAGCTTTCATCATGCACCCAAACTAAGATACAAGTCCAACCCCAACCTTGTCACCTTGTATAAAGGCTACTAGAGCTTCACAGAACAATACCCAGTAAGAGAAAAAATTCTGCCTGAATTAATAAACAAATACATGGAGAAAAATAACTATAGCTCAACACATTTTGCAATAGTACTTATGCTCATGCAGTGCTTCTATACTACGTTTTACTTAATTGAAGAAATTGGACCAAAATATCATCTTCCAATTCATTACACTCCCATCTCACCCATTCTCAAATGGCTTTATAACCCCTATTTAGCTAGCTGGATTTGGGTCCCAGGAACAAAAGCACTGCATCAAATAAATGGaaagaaagactacaatagCATTACAGATGCCCACTTTGTGACCAAATTATATACCAAACATAACCAGACAATATAAAGCACTGAAGTAAACAAATCCCAACAATCAAATGCATAACTGTTAAGCACAATGGATATGAAAGCAGATAAAAGTTTTATAAATTTGTAATCCGCCTATAATTTCTAACAAACTATCCTTGTCCCAACAACTGACTTCCTAACATGGTAAAacagaagtttttttttttttttttgaagtatacAAGTTGCATCAAGAAGGGAAGATGTATAGACAAAACGAATAGGATCAAAAACACCAGATGTATATGATTTAAGACAAATTACCTTGGATTTCTTTGAAATCTCTTCCCATGTGGTCGAGGAGCCTTCCCCTCCTGAGTACCATCCTTGCACCTTTTGACCTTGAAATCAGTCCAGGCAGCTGAACCGCCAAGGCTGGAAAGTGGGCTGATGAGCAGCAAAGCAGTTTAATAATCAGAAACTgagtttatatatttatatatttataatgATTTGATTGCCATTCATGATCACCATTTCCAACTTGATCTTAAACTTTTACTGTCTGTTGTGTTCAATCTAAAAGAGGTTCGAGGCTAAGTTACAAGATCTTGATTGCTTGAGTTGGTTCAAGTTAGTGATGTGTCTGGATCATATTGCTTGATgactatttttgttttcaatattTTTTGACTGGTGTGGCTGAAAGACTTGAGAAAAGGTATTATAGCCAGGTAGACAGGTTAACCTTGTCACTCTTTGCAGAGCTTGCGCCTATGTAGTCTCTGCAAATATACTACTCTTGTGTAGTATATTACATTAAATTATGTATGCAAAGCAGAGATCACATCTTTTATCTGTGATACTAAAAATATATGAGATTCTATGGCTACCTGAAAGAGTGAACATTTTTCTAGTTAGTGAGCAAGTGAAGTTTAGCTATCCTGAGGTAAAGGGGTACAATCTTCACTATGGTTTTATACTGAGTTTACTAATTAATTACAATGAGATCGGGATGAGATGAGATTTTGTAGGTACTTGAAAATGTCAGCAAAAATTCCATTGAAGTTTGAATTGTATATTTATTGTTTGGAGGAGGGAGTGGGCATTTCACTTGGAACTGTTGTATACTTTTCAAAAGAGATACCTGGCATATGTTTTTGCCACAGAGATCCAGCAGATCTAGATCTCTTATAACCCACACTGCGTCTCTAAGCTGGCACAGTGGCACCTCCTGCTATGCATATGTTTGTCACTCTACCTCTTTATGATGAAACTCTTCCAAGTAAATGGAATTGCACAGTCACGAGCTCAGAGATAGATTTATGAGCTTCATTTTATTagtacttttcttttctttaatcatAAAAGTCCAGAGTTCATGTAAAAGCTTCTTGGTTTTAGGAAAGTTCTGAAACTTTAGGGAGTATATCGGGATTCTATAAGCATTTTACAATTTGCCATCCCTTGATCtatataaaatttatttttattcttgtcTAAGCTTAAATGGGTTGAAATTGTGGGAGGAGTTAGTGTTAGCATcttaattttggttttcttaatgCAGGGCCTATCGAGCATTGTACATATTGAACTGGATTTACCGCTACTTTACTGAGGATCACTATGTCCACTGGATaagtatgattatctttcccaTGAATTCAAGTGCACAGAATATTTAGCTCTGCGTTCATGCATTATTAAAACATCAGTTTTCATCATTTCTGTCGTACATCCTAAATATGCACATTTTTGTTAGTAATTTCTTTTGTGTGGGCTGAATATGAACCTCTCAATTATATCCATGTTCTTCATGTTTCCGATTAATGAATCAGAATATCAGAAATCTGCTTAGATGAAAttagaataataaaaatatgaATGTACCAATAAAGAATATAATTTTGATCAAATCAAAGATAGGGAAAAAAATATctaaaatgtaattaatatcCTCTTCTTTCCTCCAGCTTTCCCAGTAACACAATGAAAACTAATGATAAGATTACCTTTAAAAAGGGAATCGTTAATTCAGGGTGCTGATGCCTGCCAAGAATCTCAAGCTCCAGAGAAACTGAGCGCATCTGCACAATCAGAGCCAGAGAATTAGCACCACAATTTCtccaaataccaaaacaaaatgaagGAAACAGGAAGGGAAGGACTGAAATAAATTGCTGCAGAAACCTCTATGTGTAGCAATAAGGAACATTACTCTCTAAAATGAGCATGCTAAAAAAAGCAATCTAAATTAAATGGAGAAGAATGTGATTTCAAGTTGCCGCTACCAAACCCCCCATCTTCACCAGCAACAAACAAATTTGCTCACTCCGCCAACTCCAACAGCCAAACATGTTTATGAACAGACAACAATTATCCCACACCCACTTCTCTATCTCCTCACCCCTTCCCTTCAACTATGACCCTCTTCTTTCCCAATTctcttcatcttcaattcccttCTCATCCACACTTGAACACCCAATTCtgatattccaaaaaaaaaaaaaaaacattcgtTCGATTCCTTGGCTTTGATTAGTTCTTGGAAAGCTGAGCTCTCCGTTGTGGGTCTTGTTCAAATTCTGGTTTTGGATTCTAATTTATCGCTATATAAACCATCTGGGCTAGATAGATCATCAGACTAGGACAAACAACAGTAACAATTCGATATTAAAAGGATTTCTTAATTACCTGGACTGCAGACAGAGATTCGGCAGTTGATGCTGAAGGAGGcagcgagagagagagtggtgagGTACTgggcgagagagagagcggtTGTGTTTGGGAGATTTCTTAATTACCTGGATTGCAGACAGAGATTCGGCAGTTGATGCTGAAGGAGGCAGCGAGAGAGAGTGTGGTGAGGTACTgggcgagagagagagcggttgtgtttgggactttgggcaaaaagagggaaaaagaatTAGGGCTGTTTTGTTGGTAGGAAATTTTGCCCAAAAAATCAGAGGGAAGATTATTTGGATTAGCGCCAAAAGTAAAACGGTGACGTTTATTTGTTGCCAAGtcttctttcctcttttttttttttttttttttttttttgtacagtAATCATACAAATGTATTTTTACGACGGTAAGATAAAAATCCGTCGCAATTGATTACAAAGTTACTACGGTAAAtattttccgtcgcaaataacAAGGCTTAATCACGACGGAACAGTTTCCGTAGCAATAGGGCCTCTATTGCGACAGCAACTGTTGCCGAAGCAAAAAGGCGAAGCAATTGCAATTCTTTTAGTAGTGaatagtaaaggctttggacaaaagtcgaaatcaattaaggaggattgcaaatagatgaactttttcatactaggctgtgcactttggttgacatcttttctttgttcttcatgcgttgaatgtgttcttgattagctagctttctagactatgattgcatgttcaataggattaatttaggtgttcacttagattaattattcaaggaaagtaaaaaatgggaaatcgtttgctttctaacgtttcacatgatcaacttctttctcatgacatagaaaatcaactataggaattgtgattggatttcatgcatatgaatgtggttttgatctttattccttgcgttccacccttgtatatatgtttttatgttttctttattttatttatttaattttttatttaataatcctaaaccccttatttgtgtttacttgtatatatttctattctttgtaaataatactttttacttttatttatttgtttttgcaattacaggtgtatcctcaatccccggctagaaTGATCcatacttattctatactaacaactacattttgcagggttaaattgcgtgctTGCTTTTAGGCGTATCATTAAAGACCCTAGGTGAGCTCCCACTTGAGTAGAAGGAAGAAGCTCTGCTATTAAGGGTACATTTAATCCATATGAATAGTGTTAAGGGATATTGTGCCTGTTTGATATTGCTTATGAAAGGCCTTTagcattttttctttaaatttgaaAAGCGTTTTTACAAggaaaaattattttatgtGGAAAAATTTTGTgcctgttatttttttttccctctcatgTGGAAATAGTTATTAcaaatatagaaagaaaaaagttgTAATAGGTATATTAGCtgttttgagattggtttttGGAGATCCAAAAGTCTTATTTAAGAGAAGTGAAATTCATACTCCAAATTTTACAAACTATActccatgttttctttttagtaACTTAAACTTATGTCTTTAAtaacttagttttgtgtttttatcGAGACAAGTTTTGGAAAACAactttctctcatctctctctagGGTTTCGATAAAAAATTTCCCCTTCTCTGTCCGGTGGCTCGTCCTAGGGGCGCTGTAATCGGACGAGCTGCTTTGTTTTCGTCTGCGTCGGTGGACGAAATGGTGTCCTTGGCTGTAAGAGGTTCGACCTGGGCCGCCACAGTTTGAGGAAGGTTGTGGAGGAGATCTTCATCGCTAGCGGGCGAAGATCTAGTTTTGGTTGGCAGGTTTGGTTGATAATGGCTCTGTCGTGGGGTTCTATTGCCGGCTTGGGTTTGATTTTCGAGTGCAGTAAGGACAGAGTTGAAGGGTTTTTGGGGGATCTTTTCTGGGTTGGCACTGTGGGTTTCTCGGTTCCGATCTGGGGAGGGAGGACGTCTGGGTTGGTGGTTGCCGGGTTGACAGGGTGCTGACAATGGCGACATGGCAGGTGGTGGTACAATAGGGCATGTGGCTGGTTGGTGGTGTGGTACCAGAGTTGGGTTGGGCTCGGCTTGTTGGCTGGGATCTCCTTGCTACTAgggcttgggcttgggttcACTTATTGGGCCCTGCCCAGGCTGTTTTTAtctttaaagtttttttttatttctgttgtttaATTTTGTTGCGCATTATGTAAGTAATAAGTCCCTGCATTAGTTATGTATGGCTAGTGCTTTGTGCCTCTATGTGCACTTGTCTACTCTAGGTAGGTGGCGAGTTCTTTACTTCATCAAATGGTCACTActtcctagtggcagggtgaagctaagtgtcACCGGATTTATTCTCTAgaggcaacatagtaggaaaactgtgcttttggtaattatgctttgtctatatcgagttatctttccgttatgtcactgctatgtcaaagcaaatagagcgctctttgctagttggtgcttagTTGAATACAGTTATTTGGTAGAGActcatgatagtatttcaggatattctctagatgcttattgtaatcaggggtttaggctcagtgtccccccttgtattaaacagtttaattaatcaaggcttgagggcagccgcactagtcctttataaaaaataaaaaaagtttcaatcaaaagggaaaaaaatgagTGGTGAATTGTAAAATGGAGAGTGTAGATTTCATCCCCTTATTTAATGGGTTGTATTTAGCGAAAATCCTTTCAATATAATATGAAGCCAAATTAAAGAGGAATGAAGAGCGGTTTGCTCCTTTCCCTCCCAATCCCTAGCCGTCAAGACTTGGGATCTCAGCGATGTCGAATGACATCGAACTTAGGCCGGTTAGGAAGGGGTTCCCTCTCCTAATCATACCACCATTTTGTGGTCTCTCAACATCGCGACTTTCGACAAACACTTGATGATTTTGGCGAATTTTTGAAGGACTGTTATGTGTGCGCTGACTTCATGTTTAGGCATGGGTTTTGGATCACTATGAAATCCTCTTGAGAAAGAGATTTGGTTTGATGGGTGTCGTAGAAGATAGTAACCAAGTTACTACTGCTTGTTGGGGAGTTAGGCTGCGATGTGCACGACTTAAAAGTGAGGTAattgatttgaattttgttgtAAATGGACGTGattcaaatttttcttttccagatcTAGTATCTCTAACTAGCATAGACGGTGGAGTTAGCGAAGCTTCTTTCTCTCGCAAGAACTAAGacattaatattcattgaaagCCATTGCTCTTCATGATGACCTTTTGTCAAGACTTACAAAATTATATCAAGTAGAAGGTGACTCCAAGACTCTTGTTAAATGCATTACTTGTCAGTTATCTATTCCTTAGAGATTTGGAGGCTTGAGTCCGTCATTGAAGACATTAAGAAGCTTGCAACATATTTTAAAGATATCAAGTTTAACCACATTTTTAGCGAAACCAACTTTGTTGCCAACTCCTTGGCAAAAATAATCTTAACTTTAGTGCAAGGAGTCGTAGTCTCTTTAATGcaacacaaaaaagaaaagaaaaaagaaaactattgTATGTCATTAATCAAAACGTCAAATACTGTGTacttagggcaactccaaccataggcaccatttgggggtgctattctcattttagcacccccttgttgcactattcatataagactcaattctcatctccaaccatgaggtgctatatgggggtgctattttcactattcttcactaaaatataatatgagtataattttgatgaatattatattacaaatatgttaatttaattaaataaggtaaaaaaaataatttaacattttatcataatatttaaaattcttcttattatttaatgaattaaaaaaatattttaatttttttttgtcggcATATACGACAAAAGTGTCGGCACATACGAGTAAGAATCTTTATATTTagatcataatatttaaaaattattcttattatttaatgaatttttttttttttttgtttgtgtcGGCATATACAACAAAAGTGTCGGCACATACGACAAAGAATCTAATTATTtagaagatattttgatgttttgtgtcGGCATATATGCCAAACAGCCGAATTTCAATGTGATTTCAGCCCCACGTATCAATCTCTAATTGGTTGTCCAAATTACGGTTGATTCTTTGTCCGCCATGTGTCATATCTTATCTAATGATATGAACTCAAACCATCCATAAATATGGGGTCATTGTCATCCTCatctctcacaaattcacaaacacttctcatacccaaatcacacaaatctttctttcttttccgttttgattttgtcaaaccaTTTCTGCAATGAATCGTTTGACGAAATGATTgcagaaagatcaagaagaggcCGTCACGAGAAGTCGTCGACGAGCCTTGATGATGTCTGCCGCTGCCTTGCAAATCCAAACTCTGGAAGATGAGGATTCACAATGGGGTGGTTCTTCAGAAGGTCGTACCTATAAGGCCAGGGATCGAGAGTTGATGGATCTTCGACTCAAAGCTCAATACTTCAAGGATCCGTGCAAGTATGAACCAAACATATTTCGTAGGTGATATAGAATGCAACCTTGGGTCTTTGACAAGATGATGCGCGACGTGGCCAACTACGACccatattttgttcaaacaagAGATGCTTGTGGGAGACTAAGCTTATCCACTAAACAAAAGCTGACATGCGCTATGAGAATGCTCGCGTATGGCATCACAGCTGATTTCTGCGATGATTATCTAGATATTGCAGACCATTGCCATTGAGATTTTCGAGCACTTCACAAAAGCAATCTGGAATGTGTACCATGAGACTTACCTCCGCCGACCAACACCGGCAGACTTGCGAAGGCTGCTTGACAAAGCTGAAGAACGGGGATTCCCGGGGATGGTCGGTAGCCTTGATTGTATGCACTGGCAGTGGAAAAATTGTCCCACCGGATGGGTAGGGCAGTATACTAGCTACAGAGGGAAACCGACAATCATCTTAGAGGCGGTGGCCTCCTACGATACTTGGATTTGGCATGCCTTCTTCGGACTTCCAGGTTCCCTTAATGATATTAACGTCCTTGGATGTTCACCGTTGTTCAATGCCCAATGCGTTGGTGAAACCCCTGAAGTGAGCTACCAGGTACGTAATAGGCATTATCGTCAATGTTATTACCTAGTTGATGGCATATACCCTAAGTGGGGGTCATTTGTACAAGCAATCCGAAACCCGAGGTCGCCGCAGACACAACATTTCACAAGGATGCAGGAAGCATACAGAAAAGACGTGCAGAGAGCATTTGGTATTCTCCAAGCTCGTTGGGCAATCATAAGAGGACCAGCTCATGGGTGGAGTAAGGAGAACCTTCAATACATCATGATGACGTGCATTATCTTGCACAATATGATTGTTGAAGATGAGCGTGATGAAGATGCAGCACAACCATTTGA
Above is a genomic segment from Rosa chinensis cultivar Old Blush chromosome 3, RchiOBHm-V2, whole genome shotgun sequence containing:
- the LOC112194523 gene encoding protein ALP1-like, which translates into the protein MSNDIELRPAWVLDHYEILLRKRFGLMGVVEDSNQVTTACWGVRLRCARLKSEILQTIAIEIFEHFTKAIWNVYHETYLRRPTPADLRRLLDKAEERGFPGMVGSLDCMHWQWKNCPTGWVGQYTSYRGKPTIILEAVASYDTWIWHAFFGLPGSLNDINVLGCSPLFNAQCVGETPEVSYQVRNRHYRQCYYLVDGIYPKWGSFVQAIRNPRSPQTQHFTRMQEAYRKDVQRAFGILQARWAIIRGPAHGWSKENLQYIMMTCIILHNMIVEDERDEDAAQPFDPDDIPTRPRKAEIYKRPEMDTDVHCNPQ